A portion of the Vulpes vulpes isolate BD-2025 chromosome 5, VulVul3, whole genome shotgun sequence genome contains these proteins:
- the LOC112930615 gene encoding olfactory receptor 8K3-like: MTWMNRQNLTVLTEFILMGITDRPELQAPFFGLFLIIYTVSVVGNLGMIILTKVDSRLQTPMYFFLRHLASIDLGYSSAVAPKMLVNFVADQNTIPYNWCATQLAFFILFIISELFILSAMAYDRYVAICNPLLYTVVMSQRVCWVLVAIPYVYSACLSLIITIKIFMSSFCGHNVIRHFYCDNLPLLTLLCSSTRDIELIILIFSAFNLISSLLIVLVSYILILMAIFRMNSAEGRHKAFSTCGSHLTVVVVLYVTLFFMYVQPKSSHSFDTDKIASIFYTLIIPMLNPIIYSLRNKEVKDALHRIWKNLHKPPM; this comes from the coding sequence ATGACCTGGATGAACAGACAAAATCTAACAGTGTTAACAGAATTCATCCTAATGGGAATCACCGACCGTCCTGAGCTGCAGGCTCCCTTCTTTGGGCTTTTCCTCATCATCTACACAGTTTCAGTGGTGGGCAACCTGGGCATGATCATCCTCACCAAGGTGGACTCCAGGCTCCAAacacccatgtacttcttcctcagaCACCTGGCTTCCATTGATCTTGGATACTCATCAGCTGTGGCACCCAAAATGTTAGTAAATTTTGTAGCTGATCAAAATACAATCCCCTATAACTGGTGTGCTACCCAGCTGGCTTTCTTCATCTTGTTCATCATCAGTGAGCTTTTCATTCTGTCAGCAATGGCCTATGACCGTTATGTGGCCATCTGTAACCCTCTGCTCTACACCGTTGTTATGTCACAAAGGGTGTGCTGGGTGCTAGTAGCAATCCCTTATGTCTACagtgcctgtctctctctgataATCACCATCAAGATTTTTATGTCATCCTTCTGTGGACATAATGTCATTAGACATTTTTACTGTGACAATCTTCCTTTGTTAACTTTGCTGTGTTCAAGCACACGTGACATTGAGTTGATAATACTGATCTTTTCAGCATTTAATTTGATTTCCTCCCTTCTCATAGTGCTTGTGTCCTACATCCTCATCCTTATGGCCATCTTTAGGATGAACTCTGCAGAGGGCAGGCACAAGGCCTTCTCCACCTGTGGATCCCACCTGACGGTGGTTGTTGTATTGTATGTCACTCTCTTCTTCATGTACGTGCAGCCCAAATCCAGTCATTCCTTTGATACTGATAAAATTGCCTCTATATTTTACACTTTGATAATCCCTATGCTGAATCCCATTATCTACAGCCTAAGgaacaaagaggtaaaagatgCCCTGCATAGAATATGGAAAAACCTGCATAAACCGCCTATGTAG